The genomic window GTCCACCTCGACTGGGACCAGCGTCCCCGCCGCACGGTGGTCTTCTATGCAGTGGATCTCGAACGCCTGCCTGACCAACCAGGACGGCCACGTGCGACGGTTCGGGGCGCCGAACGCAGCACATAACGGATAAAGCCTTTACAACCACGGCACGGGCTCCAAGGAGATGCTATGAGCAGACTGATCGACACCACGGAATTACGCCATCGGGACATCTTTGCCCTGCCCACTGGGAGCGTGTATAGGGTCGAAGTGCAGGCAGACACCACAGGTCCGCTCCAGGCCCGCCTGTGGTGTGCTCATCCTCCCGATCCCGCTACGGCGCATCCCCCGCTGATTGACCTTCCACCTGGACCGGTGCGCCTGCTGATCGACCGGCATGAAACCGGCATCCATGTGCGTCATGACGGCTACGTCAAGCAGGTGTTCGTGACCGAAATGAATCGTCGCCACCAGGATCAGATGCGCCGCGTCTATGCAACCATGCAGCGCACGGCAGAAGCAGACCGCAAGCAGGCGGACGATCGCAAGCCATGGTGGAGAAAACTGTTTGCGTAGCGCGCTGCGCTGCTGGATGGCGCACGATAGCGCGATGTGCAAAGCGAGGAAGGCTATGTCACAGTATCTCCGACACGAGGCCGAGGACGCCGCTCGACGCCGGTCGGCGGACCGCGAACGGCGCACCGATCAGCAGGATCGCCAGGCACGTGCCAACCTGGTGAGCGCGGATCTGCGGCAGGCCAACCTGCATAATGCCAATCTATCGGAGGCGAACCTCCAGGGGGCTACCTTGCAGGACGCCCAGCTTGGCGACGCGAACCTCACGCATGCCGATCTGGGTGGGGCCGACATGCGCGATACCCATCTAGGGGTACGTGGCATTGACCGTGTTGATCTCAGCTTGGCCCGCCGCTCACACGGGATGATCGCAGCGTTGCGGGATCGTCTATGGAGTATGGTGGGGATCAGCCGTCGCCGCCACCTGCGCCCTGCCACCGTGCCAGTGAGAGCGGAGATCGTCAGATGAGTGATGGAGCACGTCCGGCACATCTGCCAACTACCAGGAGAGGAGCTTAATCATGGGATCGAAAGACAAACGCACGAAGGAAATCAAAAAGCCGAAAAAGGTCGCCCCCAAACCCCTCCCGCTGAAACCACTAATACGCACCATCCAGGATGATGCGTCAAAAGACCGGCCGAGCTGAGCCTGGTGCCACGGGCCGTTGCATGGGACAGCTCCTCCAGCTTCCCGATGCGGCTCGTGGCGCATGGTCCTTTATTGCCATGCGCGATCTTTTGGAACTGGTGGACACCGACATGACACACGGAGCCTGGATAGATGTCTGGTTCTTCGTCGCACTGGCGAAGAACACGCACGAGGAGCATGTCATGCGTCTCGTCCAGGTCACACTGCGCAACAGGTCGCAGTGTCCCGTGCGCTGGCTCACCGACGGTCATCAGTTGCCCCGGCGCGGATGAGCCCCACGCCCAGCAGGATCACCCCACCAGCCAGCACCGCCGCACCCAGATAGGCCAGGTAGATCAACGCATTCGGCTCGGTTGCGTCTGGTCGCAGGACCGATAAAAAGAAGGCCGCTGGAAGCAGGATCGCTGCGGCGGGAAGGGCGATCCGCACGACCTGCTTCCACCGCTCCGACAGGCGGGCAGCATCGACATATTGCAGGGCGATGAGCGCCAGGATCAAAAGGACGCCGGCATGAGCGTGACCGGCCCGCCAGAGATCCTGACGTAATGGGTTCTGCAGATAGGCCGGATCACCGATCAGCAGCGTCAAAAGACTGACGCCGCCGTAGATGACCGTCGGGAAGAGGACCAGCAGCAGGCCCGCATGCCACCGTGAACGTGGACTCATACCCACCTCGCGTAGTCGCTGAGCTCCCGGCACGTTGAGCGCGTCGCCTACGGGAGCGTTATGATCGCCGCATGGAGCCAGTATACCAGCAGCACCATAGACCGTTGGGGCAGGCCGCACGCGCCGCAGTTCCGCCGCATCGAGCCGCACGCTCTCAGCTTGCAGGAGCTCCGGCGTCACGTCGCGCAGCGCCTTAAGATCGCGCTCCGCACCGTGCAATTTACACAGCGCAGGATATTCCGTGCGCGACCGTCGATCAACAGGGCATGAGCAGCCACGCCGCAGGCAACAGCGCGGTGATCCATCATGCCGCGCTGGACACCGACAATCGACGACTTCGTGCGCGCCGCGTATGATGACCTGATCGGCCATGCCTCGGCGTCACGTCCGTACGCGTGAGTCGTCCAAGCGATCGACCCGCCGTGCCCTACTCGCGTGCAGGCGCTTGGTATGCGCCCTCAACGCTCGATCTTTACCTCCTCGATATTGTTATCCATCTCCAGGTCGATCAGCAGGTGATACGGGTCGATGCCAGCATAGGCGGGCTCGCGTGGCACGGTCACGGTGATCGTCTGCTGGCCGCTGCGGATGCGGTGCCGCTTGAGGTAGAGCGGCGCACCGAGTCCGTCGCCTTCGCCCGCCGCGAAGACACCGATCTCGACGAAGTCATCCATCGGCACCTCGGTTTCGTGGCCGACAGCGTCGGCCCTCATCTTCTTCGAGCGCACTTCGAGCGTCACCCGGAACTCACCGGTGCCGGTCGGCTCGACGACGGCGCGCTCAGCCTCGACGTCCCAGAGGGTCACTTCCTCGAACAGGTCCGTCAGCAGGTCCTGGAGCGAGTCGGGCGTGACGGCGCGCAGCTCGGCGTAGAGATCGAGCGACGTCGGGTAGGGCGGCCCCGCGTCGCGATACTTCTCGAGGTAGCGGCGCAGTGCCGTGTTGACGGCCTCTTCCCCGATGTGCTCACGCAGCGCGTACAGGGCGATGGCGCCCTTGCGGTAGGCGATATACGGCTGGTCCTCGACTTCCAGCGGCGGGACCTCGCGTGACTGCGACGCCCGTCCGCGGAGGTAGCGGTCCATCTGGAAGTCGTAGACCCGGCGGGCCACCTCGGGGCCATACGTCTTCTCCACCACCATCAGCGCGCTGTAATTGGCGAGCGACTCCGAGAGGAACGCCGCGCCCCGGACCGGAGCGCCCCGCACCTGCCCGCCCCACCACTGGTGTGCGATCTCGTGCGCGGTCCCGAAGAACGGCTGGTCTACCTCGCCTTCCTTTACGCGGCTGAGGAAGGCGTCCTCCGCGAAGGCGATCGTGTGCGGGTGCGCGTGTCCAAAGCCACCGTATCGTGGGAACTCGACGATGCGCAGCTGGTTGTCCGGGTAGGGTCCGAACTGAGCGGTGAAATACTCCAGCGACGCTTTCATGCTCCGGACCATCCGGTCCAGGTTGTAAGTGTGGGTTGGATGATGGAAGATCTGGAGTGCGACGTCGTTCCACCGGTCCTCGAGCACCGCATACTCGCCGGAGAAGACGGTAGCGCCGAACGAGGTCGGCGCCTCGGTTTCGTAGTGGAAGTAGCGTCGCCCGTGCTCGGTCCAGCTCCGGCGCAGGACGCCGGGCGTGACCGCGATCTGATCGGCAGCCGTACCGATGATCGCCTCGATGTGGACGAGGTCCGCGTCCCGTATTGCATAGCGGTGCCGCCTCGCGTCGGCGTCGTCGGGGCGCGGCATGGGCGGCCTGGGCTCAAGACCGAAGCGCTGCCGCGCCTCGTCGTCGGACAGCTCGAAGGCCGGCTGATAGCCGATGAGCGGCAGCCACCTCCGGTCGAAGTGCGCGCCGTTGCCGACCACGGCATTCTGGATCCCGCTGTTCGGGAAGCCGCGCGGCTGGAACGCCACGTCGAATACGAGCCGCAGCGAGTCCCCCGGCGCGAGCGGCTGATCGAGCGCGTAGATCCGGTACTGTACCTCGTCGTCCACGACCACCGGCCTGGCCGCGCGGTCGAACGAGATCGAGCGCGCCTGGATGTCCAGATCGGCGAAGAGCACGTGCACCGAGTCGATGGCCGTGTCGGTGCGGTTCACCAGGCTGTAGCTGCCGCGCAGGTCCACCGCCGGCTGGTCTGGATAGATCTCCACGCGCAGCGCCGCGTCGACGATAGTCGGCTGCGGGATGTCCTCATACCGCCCGTAGCGCTTCTCGTATTCGGCCTGCGGTGCGCCGCCTTCGTCCGCTGTGCGGTCGTCGTTCAGGATGTTCGTGTTGTAGAAGATGAATCCGCCCAGCACGAGGATCAGCGCGACCGCCGTGGCGGCTGCGCGCACGACCGGGCCGCTGAAGCGGGCACGCGCCAGGCCGAGCCGACGTCGGATACCCGGTTCACGACCCCGCACCCAGAACAGGACCGCGACCATCGCCAGCAGCAGCGCCCACGCCGCCCAGTAGAGCTTGAACCAGACGAACGGTGCGATGAACGGGCCGAAGCCATTCATGTCCGAGTACGTCCATCCCGGGTCGGTGCCGTAGAGGAGCAGGTGGTGCTCCACGATTCCGAGCATTCGCAGGGCTAACGTGGACGCGAAGGCCAGCAGCAGGACGACGTGACCGAGATACTTGTGGTTCACGAGGACCTGGATCGTCATCGTGAGTACGGCGAAGAGCACGTAGTCGGCCAGCTTCAGCCCGAAGAGGATCTGGAGGTAGAGGCCGATCTCGAACCGGTAGTAGCCCTGGAGCGCCTGGATCAGGACGCCGCCGACCATGAGCGCGGCCTGGAACAGTGCGATCAGAGTGACAAGGGCCAGGAACCGACCGAGCAGCGCGACGCCCTCCGCCACCGGCGCGGCATCCGCGATCTCGTCCACGTTCGCGTCGCGGTCCTTCCATACCAGCTCGCCGGCGTAGACGGCGATGAGCGCGTAGATGATGGGGACGACCCGTTCGGACAGGACCGTCCCGGCCACGAGGAGCGTGACCGGCCACGTGGACGTATCGAAGACGGTGTCGCCCACATTCCAGCCCATGAGAAGAGTGAGGCCCGTACAGCCGAGCAGGACCACGACAAACCAGCGGCTCGCCACGATCTCCGCCAGCGAGCGGCCCGCGACCGCGAGCGTCTGCCGCACCGTCATCCAGAAGCCGAACGAGCCGACGACGCGCGGAACCTCCACCGGCCGGGATCGCTCCGACCGCGCCTCGCCGATGGCGTGCCTCGCCTTGCTCCTGCGGCCGCTGACGCCAGCGTGCGCGAACCGGAAGCGCCGGTGCAGCAGCGCGAGTATGGCCGCTGCCACCGCGAGCCAGACCGCGCGGTTCCACACCAGGCCGACGGGAAAGCCGATGAGCCGGGCGTTCCGCTCCGCCGCCGTCCAGTACCGGGTTGTCTCCTCCAGCGCGCGGATCCCGAGCGGGTCGCTCAGCACCGACAGCACCGGGTTCTCGATCTGGCCCAGGGCATTCATCGCGGTGAGATAGCTGATGAAGAGGCCGATCGCGCCCAGGTACACCGGCACCACCTGCCGCGCGAGCACCCCGATCGTGTACAGGATCGCTCCCGCGAGGACCAGGTTCGGCAGCAGGAAGAGCAGGTAGGGCTGCACGTACGCGCCGCCCCGGAACGGGCCGACTGGCTCCGACTCGAACGATCCTACCAACCCCGTGGCGGCCAGGAGCCCCAGCGGGATCGCCAGCATGACGACGGCGTTGACCGCCAGCGCGGCGAGGAACCGGCCGCCCAGGTAGTCGGCCTTGCGCAGTGGGGAGGTGAAGAGCAGCGGGTCCATCCCAGCCGCGACGTCGCGGACCGCCGCATCGCCGAAGAGCGCCGCCGTGACCAGCATGCCGACGGTCCCGATGATGGCGGCGCCACCGGCGAGCCGTTCCGGCGCGTTGGCATGGCCGCCACCTTCCCCGTCGGCGGTGGCGAGGAACATCCAGACTGCGAGCAAGAACAGGCACCCGGCGTAGACCCAGGTCGACGTGCTGCGGAGGCGGTACTCGAGCTCGTAGCGGAAGACTTCGCGAAACTTCACGACGACGCCTCCACTCCCGCTACCGACATCGCCCCGCGCCGCCCGTGGTGACTCGCCATGACGCTGAAATACACGTCCTCCAGCTCCGGCTCGACCGGCTCGAACTCCGCGCCCGGCGACGCCTCGGCGTAGACGTGCACGATCGTGCGTCCCGCCAGCAGCTTCGTCGAGATCACCGGCAGCTCCGTCTCGACGGCTGGCAGTTCCGTCCGGCTCACGGTCCGGCGCCAGATCCTGCCCCGCAGCTCGTCGATCGCGCGCAGCGGCTCCGCTTCGAGCAGGATCGCGCCCCGGTCGATGATCGCCATGCGGCTGCACAGCTCCTCGACATCCTCGACGATGTGCGTCGAAAGGATCACCACGCTCTCCTCCCCGATCTCGCTCAGCAGGTTCAGGAACCGCACGCGTTCGGCGGGATCCAGCCCCGCCGTCGGCTCGTCGACGATGATCAGCTTCGGGTTGCCCAGCAGCGCCACCGCGACGCCGAAGCGCTGCCGCATGCCGCCGGAGAAGGTGCCGAGCCTTTCCCTGCGCACTTCCCACAGGTTCGTCTGCCGGAGCAGCGACTCGACGACGTCGCGCCGCACCCCCGGCTCGGCGATGCCCTTCAGCACCGCGAAGTGCTCCAGCAGCCGTTCCGCCCTCGCCTTCGGATGGAAGCCGAACGACTGTGGCAGGTAGCCGAGCGTCTGGCGCACCTCGGCCTTCTGGCGCAGCACATCAATGTCACCGAGGCAGATCAACCCTGTGTCCGGCTCCTGCAACGTTGCAAGGATGCGCATCAGCGTCGACTTGCCGGCACCGTTGGGGCCGAGCAGGCCGTACATCCCCACCGGAATCGTGAGCGTTACCTCCTTCAGCGCGTGCACGCCGTTGGCATAGGTCTTGGATACGTCACGAATGTGTAACTCCATGGGCATCTCCTGTTAGACGCACGATGCCCGCAGCGGATGAACGACCTGGGGAATCGTACAGGTAGCTAGGATGGTTGGCAGGAATGAAAGAGGCAGCGCGCCTCTGATCGGATCACGGTGCATAGGAACGCGATCCGGGGCCGTCGCGAACGGTGCGGGCGTCGGGGCAAGGCATTCCCTGGGCGTTGATCTACCCGGAGCGACCCGTGGTGCCAACCGCGCATAGCGCATGCCTCGCCCCTCCCGATCGTCGGCCCGTGGACCAGCCCTGCCCGGACAATGGATTGTTCGCGCAACGCCAGCGTCGACTCTGCCGACGGGAGCACTCAGTGCCCGCATGCAGACGGTCGCTTTCCGGCGTCGCACGCATGCGACGTCTTTCGTTCTTCCATCTCCCCAAACCCACTACGCGCCCGGAAACAGGAATGGAATCGCCAGAACCAAAAAGAGCGCCCAGCCGCCGTAGATCACGAGGGCAATGCTCGCCACGCGCTGGAGCGAGTCGATCCACGCCGGGCGACCGTCCCGCCACTGACGGTAGAGGAGGGCGATCAAGAGGCCGATGTTGATCGTGTTCCAGCCGATCACGGTGAGCCGGTTGGGCGTGATGCCGCCGAGCCAGGTGCGGTAGACCACCGCCGCCATTGCGTAGAGACTAATCAGAACACTTAATCCCGCCACGGCCAGGATCGCCATGCGCAGCCAGCTGTGGTAACGCGCGGGCACATCGCTGGCGCGCACAGGCGTCGCCCCCACCAGCAAGACCATTACCGCAAAGAGCATGACATTGTAGACGATCAGCAGCTCCCGGTGGCGAAACGGCCCCATAAAATTAAAGGGAATGAAGCACAGGTAGACAGCCAGGACCAGCAGGGTCAGCGGCAGCAGCAGACGCATGAGGATCGGGACCAGCCGCCCCAACCCCTGTTGGAAGCGCTGCTCCACCACCTGGCGCTTTGGCTGGAAGGCCACCGCCACGGCGATCACAGGCACCAATCCAGCTCCTCCCGCGAAGAGGACCTGCATCGCCCACTCCGGCATATTAAGACCAAGTGCCTGGAACAACCCTACGGTGATGATGGCAAAGGCAGCCATGCCGCTGCCGAAGACGCCGCCCGTGATCCCAATTTCCAAGGTTTTGATCAGCGCGGCAAAACGTTCGCGCGCGGACGATGCCCAGCCGAGCATGCCGAGCCCCACTCCAATCCAGGCCAGCAACGGCAGGTGAAACACCATCAAGATGTGATAGCTCTCCCCCGCCTGCCAGAGCGAGAGCGCAAAGATGTACGCGCTGGCGGCCACCACGCCCCCCAGCGCTGGCAGCGCCCGCTGGCGATAGGCGGGATTCTCCAGCAGCAGAAAGAGGTAGACCAGCACGGCAACGATGGGCGACCAGAACAACAAAAGGTAGGGCACCTCGTTGCCGAGGGTGAAGCGAGAATCGGCCAGCAGCGCAAACAACAGGCCAGCGAGCAAGGCCAGCGGCAGCGCCGTGCGCCAGGCGATGTGGCCCTCTTCGGTTTCGCCATCCAGTGGACGTGCCTGCAAGCGGTAGTACCAGGCCGCGTAGAGCGGATTGTCCGGCGCGCGCTGATAGCGGGATACCATCGCCGCGGCAAAAGAGTCGGCTTCGCCCTGGTGGAGGGCCGCCCGGTACAACTCTTCCAAGGTGTGGGGATCGTCGGAACTGAGGGCCAGTCCCTGTATGCTGTTCGCCATGTGATGCCTCCTTTGGGTCGTTGGCAATCATAGAATAATGTACGCAATCATAGAACAATGCACGCACTCATCGCGCAACTATTCTTTCAACGGCTCTCCATGTGGCGCAATGCCGCCTCCCAGGAGATTTTGCAGCAGGTGGATGGCGGTGCTTTCATTGGACTTCTCGTGCAGCGTCCGTTGCCGTCGATGCTGATCGCGACGTGCTGGCTGTTGCCTGTCGCGGCGAGAAAAGCGCTTTGTGTCATAAAGTTGTGCTCCAAAAAAAAGAGATGGGTCGGTTAGCGTTGCCGCGTTGCCTGAATCAGCGCTTCCATATGATCGAGATAGCGTTCCAGCGCGCGGCGTCCGATCTCGGTCAACTGATACTCGGTCTTGGGCACCCGTCCCTCAAAAGACTTGGTGCAGGTGATGTAGGCCGCCTCCTCCAGCTTGCGCGCGTGGACGCTCAAGTTGCCGTCGGTCGTGCGCAGCAGTGCTTTCAGGTCATTAAAACTTAATGCCTCGTTCACCGCGAGCGCGCTGACTATCCCCAACCGCATGCGCTCATGGATCAGCCGATCCAGCGCGGGCGCCTGCGCTGGCCCAGCCTGGGCGGGGGCCGGTTCGGAGCGATGCGGCGCGCGCGGGGTCGTGGATGCCGGTGCGCGTGCCGCGCTTGGGCGCTTAGCCACCATGCCTCCGGGCGATCACGACGCCGAAGATGATGTTCAGGCCGCCGAATCCGGCGGCCATGAACCAGGGATGCCAGGCTGCCGGGCTGAGCAGCGCCAGGCAGCCCAAGACCATAAAACACAGCCCCATGACCGGCACGATCTTGACGGAAAACGCGCCGCCGGTGACGATGCCGGTCCCAAAGAGCAGGAGCCACATGCCCGGCAGCAGGGCGGTAGCCCCGGCGCGATACAGCACCAGGGTCAAGACGGCCCCGGCGATCAGCGGCGGCGAAAAGCTCAGCACAAACTTGCGCGCCGGCGTCGAAACGAGCGGCAGGCCGGTCGCCCGCGCTTTGCGCACCGTCGCGGCAATCGCGATGGCGAAGGCAAGCAGCGCCTCGCCCAGCCAGAGGACTACCCAG from Herpetosiphonaceae bacterium includes these protein-coding regions:
- a CDS encoding pentapeptide repeat-containing protein — protein: MSQYLRHEAEDAARRRSADRERRTDQQDRQARANLVSADLRQANLHNANLSEANLQGATLQDAQLGDANLTHADLGGADMRDTHLGVRGIDRVDLSLARRSHGMIAALRDRLWSMVGISRRRHLRPATVPVRAEIVR
- a CDS encoding M1 family aminopeptidase — translated: MKFREVFRYELEYRLRSTSTWVYAGCLFLLAVWMFLATADGEGGGHANAPERLAGGAAIIGTVGMLVTAALFGDAAVRDVAAGMDPLLFTSPLRKADYLGGRFLAALAVNAVVMLAIPLGLLAATGLVGSFESEPVGPFRGGAYVQPYLLFLLPNLVLAGAILYTIGVLARQVVPVYLGAIGLFISYLTAMNALGQIENPVLSVLSDPLGIRALEETTRYWTAAERNARLIGFPVGLVWNRAVWLAVAAAILALLHRRFRFAHAGVSGRRSKARHAIGEARSERSRPVEVPRVVGSFGFWMTVRQTLAVAGRSLAEIVASRWFVVVLLGCTGLTLLMGWNVGDTVFDTSTWPVTLLVAGTVLSERVVPIIYALIAVYAGELVWKDRDANVDEIADAAPVAEGVALLGRFLALVTLIALFQAALMVGGVLIQALQGYYRFEIGLYLQILFGLKLADYVLFAVLTMTIQVLVNHKYLGHVVLLLAFASTLALRMLGIVEHHLLLYGTDPGWTYSDMNGFGPFIAPFVWFKLYWAAWALLLAMVAVLFWVRGREPGIRRRLGLARARFSGPVVRAAATAVALILVLGGFIFYNTNILNDDRTADEGGAPQAEYEKRYGRYEDIPQPTIVDAALRVEIYPDQPAVDLRGSYSLVNRTDTAIDSVHVLFADLDIQARSISFDRAARPVVVDDEVQYRIYALDQPLAPGDSLRLVFDVAFQPRGFPNSGIQNAVVGNGAHFDRRWLPLIGYQPAFELSDDEARQRFGLEPRPPMPRPDDADARRHRYAIRDADLVHIEAIIGTAADQIAVTPGVLRRSWTEHGRRYFHYETEAPTSFGATVFSGEYAVLEDRWNDVALQIFHHPTHTYNLDRMVRSMKASLEYFTAQFGPYPDNQLRIVEFPRYGGFGHAHPHTIAFAEDAFLSRVKEGEVDQPFFGTAHEIAHQWWGGQVRGAPVRGAAFLSESLANYSALMVVEKTYGPEVARRVYDFQMDRYLRGRASQSREVPPLEVEDQPYIAYRKGAIALYALREHIGEEAVNTALRRYLEKYRDAGPPYPTSLDLYAELRAVTPDSLQDLLTDLFEEVTLWDVEAERAVVEPTGTGEFRVTLEVRSKKMRADAVGHETEVPMDDFVEIGVFAAGEGDGLGAPLYLKRHRIRSGQQTITVTVPREPAYAGIDPYHLLIDLEMDNNIEEVKIER
- a CDS encoding ABC transporter ATP-binding protein, giving the protein MELHIRDVSKTYANGVHALKEVTLTIPVGMYGLLGPNGAGKSTLMRILATLQEPDTGLICLGDIDVLRQKAEVRQTLGYLPQSFGFHPKARAERLLEHFAVLKGIAEPGVRRDVVESLLRQTNLWEVRRERLGTFSGGMRQRFGVAVALLGNPKLIIVDEPTAGLDPAERVRFLNLLSEIGEESVVILSTHIVEDVEELCSRMAIIDRGAILLEAEPLRAIDELRGRIWRRTVSRTELPAVETELPVISTKLLAGRTIVHVYAEASPGAEFEPVEPELEDVYFSVMASHHGRRGAMSVAGVEASS
- a CDS encoding transcriptional regulator yields the protein MAKRPSAARAPASTTPRAPHRSEPAPAQAGPAQAPALDRLIHERMRLGIVSALAVNEALSFNDLKALLRTTDGNLSVHARKLEEAAYITCTKSFEGRVPKTEYQLTEIGRRALERYLDHMEALIQATRQR